One stretch of Corynebacterium imitans DNA includes these proteins:
- a CDS encoding TIGR02206 family membrane protein encodes MSMPYQPADWTSRNGHTYRTMTQYDSRHLAVLVVLILCCGILVVAARNLPRSTVKAARKVAGAVLGITVAVYYLWVLAPANIVWDETAPFHITDFLRVITPVALLTDNPTVSALSFYWGFLLNPMALLFPDMAYVQNRPGLQELAYWFFHCAALVVPTVLTFGLGYRPTWRDWRITTAITIAWAGLAATANRITGGNYGFLAGYPRGWSILELFGKWPYYLFVVVPGVPAVWAAMTWAGRSR; translated from the coding sequence ATGTCTATGCCGTACCAACCAGCGGACTGGACCTCGCGCAACGGACACACTTACCGGACGATGACGCAGTACGACTCCCGGCACCTCGCAGTACTCGTCGTCCTTATTCTCTGCTGCGGCATCCTGGTCGTGGCCGCCCGCAACCTGCCGCGCAGCACCGTGAAGGCAGCGCGCAAGGTCGCTGGGGCCGTACTTGGGATTACCGTGGCCGTCTACTACCTCTGGGTACTCGCTCCCGCCAACATCGTCTGGGACGAGACAGCACCCTTCCACATCACCGACTTTTTGCGCGTGATCACCCCGGTCGCGCTCTTGACGGACAATCCGACGGTCTCGGCACTGTCCTTCTACTGGGGCTTCCTGCTTAACCCGATGGCGCTGCTCTTCCCCGACATGGCGTACGTGCAGAACCGCCCCGGCTTGCAAGAGCTCGCCTACTGGTTCTTCCACTGCGCCGCCCTCGTCGTCCCCACCGTGCTTACCTTCGGTCTGGGCTACCGCCCGACCTGGCGCGATTGGCGCATCACCACAGCGATCACCATTGCCTGGGCCGGTCTTGCCGCCACCGCGAACCGCATCACCGGCGGCAACTATGGCTTCCTCGCGGGCTACCCGCGCGGCTGGTCCATCCTCGAACTTTTTGGCAAGTGGCCGTACTACCTCTTTGTCGTCGTGCCGGGCGTCCCCGCCGTGTGGGCCGCGATGACCTGGGCGGGGAGGTCGCGATAG
- a CDS encoding NAD(P)-binding domain-containing protein — translation MEATMLDAAIIGGGQSALATAYYLRKYGVDFTIFGDHAAGSWPTYWDHLTLFSHAEFSNLPGWPMPAYDGYPPRDHVVDYLTRYEQRYDFPVVRERVERVTQHDGTFRLLPQDVEARNVVVATGNIPFVPHLPGVFHGTQIHSAGYRNPAQFAGKSVAVVGGGDSGAQITADLALHGVDVQWLTRTPPRFMPDDVDGEALFRRNRERFLAISQGKEDPGGADFGGDIVAVPEVRRARDAGLLKIRHLPPSLDEIEARGVDVLIWATGYRPALGPVRGLDRDTPGLWFVGYNDINGPGAGTLGGVSPFARDVARAIAG, via the coding sequence ATGGAGGCAACAATGCTTGATGCCGCGATCATCGGTGGCGGTCAATCTGCACTCGCTACCGCCTACTACTTGCGTAAATATGGTGTGGACTTCACAATCTTCGGCGACCACGCCGCCGGATCCTGGCCCACCTACTGGGATCACCTCACACTCTTTTCCCACGCCGAGTTTTCCAACCTCCCCGGCTGGCCCATGCCCGCCTACGACGGCTACCCGCCGCGTGACCACGTAGTGGACTACCTGACCAGATACGAGCAGCGCTACGACTTCCCGGTTGTGCGCGAGCGGGTCGAGCGGGTGACGCAGCACGACGGGACGTTCAGACTGCTCCCCCAGGACGTCGAGGCGCGCAACGTGGTGGTGGCGACCGGGAACATCCCCTTCGTGCCGCACCTGCCGGGCGTGTTTCACGGCACGCAGATCCACTCCGCCGGCTACCGCAACCCCGCGCAGTTCGCAGGCAAAAGTGTCGCGGTGGTTGGCGGCGGAGACTCCGGTGCCCAGATCACGGCGGACCTGGCACTTCACGGCGTCGACGTGCAGTGGCTGACCCGCACACCCCCGCGCTTCATGCCTGACGACGTCGACGGCGAGGCGCTCTTCCGCCGCAACCGCGAGCGCTTCCTTGCCATCTCACAAGGCAAAGAAGATCCGGGCGGGGCCGACTTCGGCGGCGACATCGTCGCAGTTCCTGAAGTGCGCCGCGCACGCGATGCGGGTCTCCTAAAGATTCGGCACCTTCCACCTTCCTTGGACGAGATCGAAGCGCGCGGGGTGGACGTACTCATCTGGGCGACCGGCTACCGGCCTGCGCTCGGACCGGTGCGCGGGCTCGATCGAGATACGCCAGGCCTGTGGTTCGTGGGCTACAACGACATCAACGGCCCGGGCGCGGGCACGCTCGGCGGCGTGAGCCCATTTGCGCGGGATGTGGCGCGCGCGATCGCGGGCTAA
- a CDS encoding ABC transporter permease, with amino-acid sequence MFVGLREIGSAKGRFGLIIGVVGLITLLVVMLTGLTAGLGKQNTSALEALEPESVVFSDMDDPSYTTSRIDSADVQAGDVPLGTGQTLLSREDGTEESVAILGLPEGTTLPSGDVLGDEVIASASLGLEVGEELTVGGAPMTVGGTAEDLEYSHSPVLWAPTADWQAAMHTDAQGTVLLASDGRGMPLEDSFNALPAYGSEQGSLLMIQGFLYIIAALVIVAFLTVWTMQRTRDLAILKAIGASNGYLRKDALGQSAIVLGVGVLVGTGVAVGLGRLLGGAVPFTLTTLTTVGPPLLIWALGLAGALFATRSITKVEPQLALGGIA; translated from the coding sequence ATGTTCGTTGGATTGAGAGAGATTGGAAGCGCCAAGGGCCGCTTCGGCCTGATCATTGGCGTCGTGGGGCTGATCACGCTCCTCGTCGTCATGCTCACGGGCCTCACGGCTGGCCTTGGTAAGCAAAACACGTCAGCACTCGAGGCGCTCGAGCCGGAATCCGTGGTGTTTTCGGATATGGACGACCCCTCGTACACCACCTCCCGTATCGATAGCGCCGATGTGCAGGCCGGCGACGTCCCGCTGGGCACTGGCCAGACGCTGCTGAGCCGCGAGGACGGCACCGAGGAATCCGTGGCCATCCTGGGCCTTCCGGAGGGCACGACCCTGCCCAGCGGCGACGTGCTCGGCGACGAAGTGATTGCCTCTGCCTCCCTCGGCCTCGAGGTCGGCGAAGAATTGACCGTCGGCGGCGCACCGATGACCGTTGGCGGCACCGCCGAGGACTTGGAGTACTCGCACTCCCCGGTCCTGTGGGCACCGACCGCCGACTGGCAGGCCGCCATGCACACCGATGCTCAGGGCACCGTCCTGCTCGCCAGCGACGGCCGCGGCATGCCGCTCGAGGACTCCTTCAACGCGCTGCCGGCCTACGGCTCCGAGCAGGGCTCGCTGCTGATGATCCAAGGCTTCCTCTACATCATCGCCGCACTCGTCATCGTCGCCTTCCTCACCGTGTGGACGATGCAGCGCACCCGCGACCTGGCCATCCTCAAGGCCATCGGTGCCTCCAACGGCTACCTGCGCAAGGACGCACTCGGCCAGTCCGCGATCGTACTGGGCGTCGGCGTGCTCGTCGGCACAGGCGTCGCCGTGGGCCTGGGCCGCCTGCTCGGCGGCGCAGTACCGTTCACCCTGACCACGCTGACCACCGTCGGCCCGCCGCTGCTGATCTGGGCCCTCGGCCTGGCCGGCGCCCTGTTCGCCACCCGCTCTATTACCAAGGTTGAACCCCAACTCGCACTCGGAGGTATCGCGTAA
- a CDS encoding response regulator translates to MIRVMLIDDHPVVRAGLRAVLNSFGDIEVVAEGADGTAEIPAGVDVIVTDIQMPNVDGIEVTRRAVAAGGPPVLILTTYDTQADVVAAVEAGALGYLLKDAPEDELHDAVVKAANRERVLSAQVAGVLAERVMRPEEALSAREIEILKALQTGASNKQMAASLFISEATVKTHLIHIYSKLGVDNRTAAVDKARERRII, encoded by the coding sequence ATGATTCGGGTCATGCTTATCGACGACCACCCGGTCGTCCGCGCCGGACTCCGCGCAGTCCTCAACTCCTTTGGGGACATCGAGGTTGTCGCGGAAGGCGCGGACGGGACGGCAGAAATCCCCGCGGGCGTGGACGTGATTGTCACCGACATCCAGATGCCAAACGTGGACGGCATCGAGGTGACCCGGCGCGCAGTCGCCGCGGGCGGGCCACCCGTGCTCATTTTGACCACCTACGACACGCAGGCCGACGTGGTGGCCGCGGTGGAGGCGGGCGCACTGGGCTACCTGCTCAAGGACGCGCCCGAGGACGAGCTGCACGACGCGGTGGTGAAGGCCGCGAACCGTGAACGCGTGCTTTCCGCACAGGTGGCGGGCGTGCTCGCGGAGCGTGTGATGCGGCCGGAGGAGGCGCTGTCAGCACGCGAGATTGAGATCCTCAAGGCGCTGCAGACCGGGGCGTCGAATAAGCAGATGGCGGCCAGCCTGTTCATCTCGGAGGCAACCGTGAAGACGCACCTGATCCACATCTACTCCAAGCTGGGCGTGGATAACCGGACCGCGGCTGTGGACAAGGCCCGGGAGCGCCGCATTATTTAA
- a CDS encoding TetR/AcrR family transcriptional regulator — protein MPNSVAPISSSNWRDFPPLELDTILTVALRHFAERGYHATTVRAMARDVGVTIPALYYHYDNKQHVLVALLDYSLTIVEQKVEASVDEAGDDPRAQLVHFTEALSLYMAHYRELAFLDSEIRSLEGENRQIYEERRDRIELKLRSIIQRGQEQGCFSTYASPTDISRALLSAIQGIAGWFRADGPDSPEAVAQKYARLALALADAKDRNL, from the coding sequence GTGCCTAACAGCGTTGCCCCCATATCTTCCTCCAACTGGCGAGACTTTCCCCCGTTGGAGCTCGACACCATCCTGACGGTGGCCCTGCGGCACTTTGCCGAGCGCGGGTACCACGCAACCACTGTCCGCGCGATGGCTCGCGACGTCGGCGTGACCATCCCCGCGCTGTACTACCACTACGACAACAAGCAGCACGTCCTCGTCGCGCTACTGGACTATTCCCTGACCATCGTGGAACAGAAAGTGGAGGCGAGCGTAGACGAGGCGGGTGACGACCCTCGCGCGCAGCTCGTGCACTTCACCGAGGCGTTGAGCCTGTACATGGCCCACTACCGCGAGCTCGCCTTCTTGGACAGCGAGATCCGCTCGCTCGAGGGCGAGAACCGGCAGATCTATGAGGAGCGCAGGGATCGCATTGAGCTCAAGTTGCGCTCTATCATTCAGCGCGGGCAAGAGCAGGGCTGCTTTTCGACGTACGCTTCCCCCACCGACATCTCACGCGCCCTACTGAGCGCGATCCAAGGCATCGCCGGTTGGTTCCGCGCGGACGGGCCGGATTCCCCAGAGGCGGTCGCGCAGAAGTACGCCCGCCTCGCACTGGCCTTGGCAGACGCGAAAGACCGCAATCTTTAG
- a CDS encoding MFS transporter codes for MGFAAFVYVTFEMFAVGLISPMAADLGVSEGQIGLLMSVYAGLVAVVTIPLMAATRNINRRPLFMATLGFLLAGIVLQAIAQNYWVLVAGRVAAALTHGLFWSLVNPMAARLAPQGMTGKAVAAVSLGSTLSLVVGSPLTTSLGGMIGWRGATWVLGVATLLAFALLLKTLPSMPAIPPAPQDGVKKTRSAIPSLVVFLAFSVTAVFATFTYLALLVEATAGHALVPVGLGAYGAFGLIGVLLAGKRVDARMIRLNGFAGIMLIIAALIGLLALRADSGVTMFIMIAIFGTAAGALPTVATTIFLFAGKRNQDLASSIYVVTFQVGIASGSALGAAAVDAGYLGGTLVLTLLLAAGGFGVLTLLSRPRLR; via the coding sequence ATGGGTTTTGCCGCCTTCGTCTACGTCACCTTTGAGATGTTCGCCGTCGGACTGATCTCGCCCATGGCGGCGGACCTCGGCGTGTCAGAGGGGCAGATCGGCCTGCTGATGAGCGTCTACGCGGGGCTCGTGGCCGTGGTAACCATCCCGCTGATGGCCGCGACCCGCAACATCAACCGGCGGCCACTGTTCATGGCCACGCTCGGCTTCTTGCTCGCGGGCATCGTGCTGCAGGCGATAGCGCAAAACTACTGGGTACTGGTTGCCGGACGCGTTGCCGCCGCATTGACGCACGGGCTGTTCTGGTCGCTGGTCAACCCGATGGCCGCACGCCTTGCCCCGCAGGGCATGACGGGCAAGGCGGTCGCCGCGGTCTCGCTTGGCTCCACACTTTCGCTGGTGGTCGGCTCGCCGTTGACCACCTCGCTCGGCGGCATGATCGGGTGGCGCGGCGCGACCTGGGTGCTCGGGGTGGCAACACTGCTCGCATTTGCGCTGCTGCTCAAAACGCTGCCGAGCATGCCAGCGATCCCGCCAGCACCGCAGGACGGGGTAAAGAAAACGCGTTCGGCGATCCCCTCGCTCGTGGTCTTCCTGGCGTTTTCGGTCACTGCGGTCTTTGCCACCTTCACCTACCTCGCACTGTTGGTGGAGGCAACCGCGGGGCACGCGCTCGTGCCGGTTGGGCTGGGTGCCTACGGCGCGTTCGGGCTTATCGGGGTACTGCTGGCGGGCAAGCGTGTGGACGCCCGCATGATCCGGCTCAACGGGTTTGCCGGCATCATGCTCATCATCGCCGCGCTCATCGGGCTGCTCGCCCTGCGCGCAGATTCGGGCGTGACGATGTTCATCATGATCGCCATCTTCGGTACTGCGGCGGGTGCCCTGCCCACCGTGGCGACCACTATTTTCTTGTTCGCTGGGAAACGCAATCAGGACCTGGCTAGCTCCATCTACGTGGTGACCTTCCAGGTCGGGATTGCTTCCGGATCCGCGCTCGGCGCTGCGGCAGTGGATGCGGGCTACCTTGGCGGCACGCTCGTGCTCACGCTGCTGCTCGCGGCCGGCGGGTTTGGCGTGCTTACGCTGCTATCGCGGCCTCGGCTGCGGTGA
- a CDS encoding sensor histidine kinase has protein sequence MQYTNRILAVLRVSLHILVAVLLLVGLIADFDPLALVFGACYLAGTAPYNRGVEFSTRATWAWLAVIVALWGWLAYRSEAYVWLEFPLVMLGVFLLPTAAGLALSAVLLAATLAITVPQSGASGAIGPAIGTVLAVIIVHSYTMLRGEAEHYKQLALELEVAERSRGAAEERARLSREVHDTMAQGLSSIVLLGRALDKQLDRDTADAAREILTTIREVAAENLAEARRFVAVNAEGGSAQPPRRTLPEQVRELAKAAEDRQRALGETLEVQVNVVDVVGPAAEVAERVVREGLSNVVRHAHATKAVVTVDKLGETITVDVFDNGRGMSGPEGFGLRGLRARVEEAGGELSVEGNVLAATIPVQLKEAQ, from the coding sequence GTGCAATACACCAACCGAATCCTCGCCGTGCTGCGCGTGAGCCTGCACATCCTCGTCGCGGTCCTGCTGCTGGTAGGACTCATCGCCGACTTCGACCCGCTCGCGTTAGTCTTCGGCGCGTGCTACCTCGCCGGCACCGCGCCCTATAACCGCGGGGTGGAATTCAGCACGCGCGCAACCTGGGCGTGGCTGGCGGTCATCGTCGCGCTGTGGGGCTGGCTGGCCTACCGCTCCGAAGCTTACGTGTGGTTGGAGTTCCCCCTGGTCATGCTCGGTGTGTTCCTGCTGCCCACCGCGGCGGGCCTGGCGCTGTCCGCGGTCTTACTCGCCGCCACCCTGGCGATTACGGTGCCCCAATCGGGCGCGAGCGGGGCGATCGGCCCAGCCATCGGCACGGTGCTCGCGGTGATCATCGTCCACTCCTACACCATGCTGCGCGGGGAGGCCGAGCACTACAAGCAGCTCGCGCTCGAGCTGGAGGTGGCGGAGCGCTCCCGCGGCGCCGCGGAGGAGCGCGCCCGCCTGTCACGCGAGGTGCACGACACGATGGCGCAGGGTCTAAGCTCCATCGTGCTGCTCGGCCGGGCGCTGGACAAGCAGCTTGACCGCGACACCGCGGACGCTGCGCGCGAGATCCTCACCACCATCCGCGAGGTCGCGGCGGAGAACCTGGCGGAGGCGCGCCGCTTTGTCGCCGTCAACGCCGAGGGCGGCAGCGCGCAGCCGCCGCGGCGCACCCTGCCCGAGCAGGTCCGCGAGCTGGCGAAGGCGGCCGAGGACCGGCAGCGCGCGCTCGGCGAAACACTCGAGGTGCAGGTCAACGTGGTCGACGTGGTGGGCCCGGCCGCGGAGGTGGCCGAGCGCGTGGTGCGCGAGGGCTTGAGCAACGTGGTGCGCCACGCGCACGCCACCAAGGCGGTGGTGACGGTGGATAAGCTGGGGGAGACGATCACCGTCGACGTCTTTGATAACGGCCGCGGCATGTCCGGGCCGGAGGGCTTCGGGCTGCGCGGCCTGCGCGCCCGCGTCGAGGAAGCCGGCGGCGAGCTTTCGGTCGAGGGAAATGTGCTCGCGGCCACCATTCCCGTCCAACTCAAGGAGGCACAATGA
- a CDS encoding ABC transporter ATP-binding protein, translating to MLHMENVTVTFQDGEERLTALDNVSFEATPGHLTFIVGESGSGKSTLLSAAAGLLTPDSGTVLIDDEPVDTRVRLEKIGMIFQQANLLGALNVRDQLLVTDHIRGVKPRRDRADELLATVGLEGLGDRKMQQLSGGQRQRVGIARALMGEPSLILADEPTAALDSERSHEIVALLRTLVEDRGIACGFVTHETELISSSDEVVRVADGKVTAAEAAIAA from the coding sequence ATGTTGCACATGGAAAACGTCACCGTCACATTCCAGGACGGCGAGGAGCGTCTCACCGCACTCGACAACGTCTCTTTCGAAGCCACCCCCGGCCACCTCACCTTTATCGTCGGCGAGTCCGGCTCGGGCAAGTCCACCCTGCTCTCGGCAGCCGCCGGACTGCTCACGCCCGATTCGGGCACCGTGCTTATCGACGATGAGCCGGTGGACACCCGCGTCCGGCTCGAAAAAATCGGCATGATTTTCCAGCAGGCGAACCTGCTCGGCGCGCTGAACGTGCGCGACCAGCTGCTGGTCACCGACCACATCCGCGGGGTGAAGCCGCGCCGGGACCGCGCCGACGAGTTGCTTGCCACCGTGGGCCTGGAGGGATTGGGCGATCGGAAGATGCAGCAGCTGTCCGGTGGCCAGCGTCAGCGCGTCGGCATCGCCCGCGCGCTCATGGGCGAGCCCTCGCTGATCCTGGCGGACGAGCCGACCGCCGCACTCGACTCGGAGCGCTCCCACGAGATCGTCGCGCTGCTGCGCACGCTCGTTGAGGACCGCGGCATTGCATGCGGCTTTGTCACTCACGAGACCGAGCTGATCTCCTCTTCCGACGAGGTTGTCCGCGTCGCGGACGGCAAGGTCACCGCAGCCGAGGCCGCGATAGCAGCGTAA